The Streptomyces sp. NBC_01244 genome contains a region encoding:
- the rox gene encoding rifampin monooxygenase, translating into MTDVTVVGGGPTGLMLAAELRLHGVRVVVVEKLTEPTGESRGQGLHTRSVELMDQRGLLDRFLAVSEKFQVGGLFGGIMKPWPDQLDTAHPYGLAIPQPVTERLLGEHAREVGTEIRHGCEAVGLSQDEDGVTVELADGTRLRSRYLVGCDGGRSAVRKLLGVGFPGEPATVETLLGHMEVAADPETIAAVVAEVNKTQLRFGVHAGEDGSCRIIVPADGVSEDRSAPTLEEFKQQLRAFGGTDFGVHSPRWLSRFGDATRQAEQYRVGRVLLAGDAAHIHPPTGGQGLNLGVQDAFNLGWKLAAAVNGWAPQDLLDSYHAERHPVGAAVLDNTRAQITLMGSDAGPTALRKLFAKLMDFEEVNRYVTGMITAVEVRYDFGEGHELLGRRLRDVELKRGRLYELMHTGRGLLLDQTGRLSVSGWADRIDHVVDVSEELDAPAVLLRPDGHVAWVGEDQHDLDAHLPKWFGAAMA; encoded by the coding sequence GTGACGGACGTGACCGTGGTCGGTGGTGGACCGACCGGTTTGATGCTGGCGGCAGAGTTGCGGCTGCACGGCGTCCGCGTGGTCGTGGTGGAGAAGCTGACCGAGCCGACCGGAGAGTCCCGCGGCCAGGGCCTGCACACGCGCAGCGTCGAGCTGATGGACCAGCGCGGGCTGCTGGACCGATTCCTCGCCGTCAGCGAGAAGTTCCAGGTCGGCGGCCTGTTCGGCGGCATCATGAAGCCGTGGCCGGACCAGCTGGACACGGCGCACCCGTACGGCCTCGCCATCCCGCAGCCGGTCACCGAGCGGCTGCTCGGCGAGCACGCGCGCGAAGTCGGCACCGAGATCCGGCACGGCTGCGAAGCGGTCGGCCTGAGCCAGGACGAGGACGGGGTGACCGTCGAGCTGGCGGACGGCACGCGCCTGCGCTCGCGCTACCTCGTCGGATGCGACGGCGGCCGCAGCGCGGTGCGCAAACTCCTCGGCGTCGGCTTCCCGGGCGAACCCGCCACGGTCGAGACCCTGTTGGGGCACATGGAGGTGGCCGCGGATCCGGAGACGATCGCCGCGGTCGTCGCGGAGGTCAACAAGACCCAGCTCCGCTTCGGCGTCCACGCGGGCGAGGACGGCTCGTGCCGCATCATCGTCCCCGCCGACGGCGTGTCCGAGGACCGCAGCGCGCCGACCCTGGAGGAGTTCAAGCAGCAGCTACGGGCCTTCGGGGGCACCGACTTCGGTGTGCACTCGCCGCGCTGGCTGTCCCGCTTCGGCGACGCCACCCGGCAGGCCGAGCAGTACCGGGTCGGCCGGGTCCTGCTGGCCGGCGACGCGGCGCACATCCACCCGCCGACCGGCGGCCAGGGACTCAACCTCGGCGTGCAGGACGCCTTCAACCTCGGCTGGAAGCTCGCCGCCGCCGTCAACGGCTGGGCCCCGCAAGACCTCCTCGACAGCTACCACGCCGAACGCCACCCGGTGGGCGCCGCCGTACTGGACAACACCCGAGCACAGATCACGCTGATGGGAAGCGACGCGGGACCCACCGCGCTGCGGAAGCTGTTCGCGAAGCTGATGGACTTCGAGGAGGTGAACCGGTACGTGACGGGGATGATCACCGCGGTCGAGGTCCGCTACGACTTCGGCGAGGGCCACGAACTGCTCGGCCGCAGGCTGCGGGACGTGGAGCTGAAGCGCGGGCGCCTGTACGAGCTGATGCACACCGGCCGCGGACTCCTGCTCGACCAGACCGGCCGGCTCTCGGTCTCCGGGTGGGCCGACCGGATCGATCACGTCGTCGACGTCAGTGAGGAACTGGACGCGCCCGCCGTACTGCTGCGCCCGGACGGCCACGTGGCATGGGTCGGCGAAGACCAGCACGACCTCGACGCCCACCTGCCGAAGTGGTTCGGCGCCGCCATGGCCTGA
- a CDS encoding GNAT family N-acetyltransferase gives MDPLQTRRLTLLPLDADRARRLAAGTPGPEDRWAEGYPDAGDLAGAERYLRVLADTGDPAPYGAFEIQRRSDGLLIGGAGFHGPADEEGRVIAGYGLVPAVRGRGYAAEALRALLEHARAHGAASVSGDTDRENTASQHVMTAAGMLPAGEDARLLYYAVSWTT, from the coding sequence ATGGACCCTCTGCAGACCCGACGCCTCACCCTCCTCCCGCTGGACGCGGACCGGGCCCGGCGGCTCGCTGCCGGAACACCGGGCCCGGAGGACCGCTGGGCCGAGGGGTACCCGGACGCCGGCGACCTGGCCGGGGCCGAACGGTATCTGCGGGTGCTGGCCGACACGGGCGACCCCGCACCGTACGGGGCGTTCGAGATCCAGCGCCGCTCCGACGGGCTGCTGATCGGCGGCGCGGGGTTCCACGGCCCCGCCGACGAGGAGGGCCGGGTGATCGCCGGCTACGGGCTGGTGCCCGCCGTGCGGGGCCGGGGCTACGCCGCCGAGGCCCTGCGGGCCCTGCTGGAGCACGCCCGCGCTCACGGGGCGGCCTCGGTGTCGGGCGACACCGACCGGGAGAACACGGCCTCGCAGCACGTCATGACGGCCGCCGGCATGCTCCCCGCCGGCGAGGACGCGCGACTGCTGTACTACGCCGTGAGCTGGACGACCTGA
- a CDS encoding zeta toxin family protein, with translation MLLAGEHEQPVYRELQQRMGPGGDLSVAGEFDTRNRHAPGGLWTPERALLHDAVIERFKDRCKGKPQDGHAVLMTGGAPGSGKGRAQRGLSQWQAQDTELGDELRRVHGVDLEDYVLLDPDEFKVSLFEQGGAPELPAHLDRLSDGRPLSPSEKASLVHRESGHVQDVIERWARAEGYNLLYDQSLRALGWTSNLLADLRREGYDQRVVLSVEVPEQQCLEQNAARWLSGRREFDAGRDWYGGRMAPEGFIKGLYADSATGRGYSVGRENAEKLAEEGLATGLITTDRGDFGARPAPTSTAAAPARTGDRTPARTFRQGDAAVRVTRGAGFLPGVEIPRTHVPPPRGTSAPAVPPPSGPGPARGPGAGL, from the coding sequence GTGCTGTTGGCGGGGGAACACGAGCAGCCGGTCTACCGGGAGCTCCAGCAGCGGATGGGCCCGGGCGGAGACCTGTCGGTGGCAGGGGAGTTCGACACCAGGAACCGCCACGCGCCGGGGGGTCTGTGGACCCCCGAACGGGCGCTCCTGCACGACGCGGTCATCGAGCGCTTCAAGGACCGGTGCAAGGGGAAACCGCAGGACGGTCACGCCGTGCTCATGACGGGCGGAGCGCCCGGCTCCGGCAAGGGCAGGGCGCAGCGCGGTCTGTCGCAGTGGCAGGCGCAGGACACCGAACTCGGTGACGAGCTGCGCCGCGTGCACGGTGTGGACCTCGAGGACTACGTCCTTCTCGATCCGGACGAGTTCAAGGTGTCGCTCTTCGAGCAGGGCGGCGCACCGGAGCTTCCCGCGCACCTGGACCGGCTGTCCGACGGCCGGCCGCTGTCCCCGTCGGAGAAGGCTTCCCTGGTCCACCGGGAGTCGGGCCACGTCCAGGACGTGATCGAGCGGTGGGCCCGCGCCGAGGGCTACAACCTGCTCTACGACCAGTCCCTGCGGGCCCTCGGGTGGACTTCGAACCTCTTGGCGGACCTGCGGCGCGAGGGCTACGACCAGCGCGTCGTGCTGTCCGTGGAGGTCCCCGAGCAGCAATGCCTGGAGCAGAACGCCGCCCGGTGGCTGTCGGGCAGGCGGGAGTTCGATGCCGGCCGCGACTGGTACGGCGGCCGCATGGCGCCGGAGGGCTTCATCAAGGGCCTCTACGCGGACAGCGCCACGGGCCGCGGGTACTCCGTCGGCCGGGAGAACGCCGAGAAGCTGGCCGAGGAGGGTCTGGCCACCGGGCTGATCACCACCGACAGGGGCGACTTCGGTGCGCGGCCCGCACCGACGTCCACCGCCGCGGCCCCGGCCCGTACGGGTGACCGCACTCCCGCGCGTACTTTCCGGCAGGGTGACGCCGCGGTGCGGGTGACCAGGGGCGCCGGGTTCCTGCCCGGTGTGGAGATCCCCCGTACCCACGTACCGCCCCCGAGGGGTACGTCGGCCCCGGCCGTTCCCCCGCCGTCGGGGCCGGGGCCCGCGCGCGGTCCGGGCGCCGGTCTCTGA
- a CDS encoding DNA polymerase III subunit alpha, whose amino-acid sequence MFAHLHVASGYSVRYGAALPGRLAERAAEQGLRELALTDRDTVSGAVRFAQACAKAGIRPLFGADLAVPLLGPAGPAPSKGRTPARGGAFVADSAPRVTLLARDATGWANLCALITAAWAARQQAGGGQPIVTWPAVQQHAEGLTVLLGPASEPVRALADGRPDRAADLLAPWREAFGQHLRLEAVHHRRTGTGPGSLRLAARTLGLAADLDLLAVLTNAVRYATPDQAPTADVLDSARLLTPIRPDRTCNGERSLKSATEMGELAEEVARAAGQENGGAAHLLATTTRTASECRLDPYADLGIGRVHFPEEHVIGLTPGTSARTLRRRCEAAMIRHGYDRSATMRTRLEEELRVLNTLGWPSYALTVAQVVDDIREMGIRVQARGSGAGSLVVHLLGISFANPLEHGLLMERFVNLRRRTLPDIDIDVESARRLDVYRRIMDRFGTERVCTLSMPETYRVRWAIRDAGLALGLPPDEVGRLAKAFPHIAARSARTALRELPELRQVAAHAERYGRLWDLVEGLDALPRGTAMHPCGVILSDATLLKRTPVVPTATEGFPATVFDKEDVEKDGLGLLKLDVLGVRMQSSMAYAVREIERTTGERIDLDDRTQVPLSDPAAYELLREGESLGVFQLESPGQKDLLGRLQPETFADLVAEISLFRPGPVQADMIRPFLLGRHGKKPVTYPHPDLERWLRSTYGVVIYNEQVAGLFATMTRSDLAMGEEARRALAQPERLAKLRTWYRESATAAGYRPEVIDRVWRMLENMGAYGFAKAHATAFALPTLQSAWLKAHYAAPFYAGLLEHDPGMYPKRLVLSDARRRGVPILPLDVQYSATGYRTERLPDGRLGLRVSLADVQGITEEQAARIEGDRPYTDLADFWARARPSRPVADRLARIGAFATLAPGAGRRDLLLQIEELHRHQRTSTGAGQLTLTPAGAGPYPGPSGLPAMTPSEELDAELEVIGMDASRHLMEPLHPLLAELGVTPSHRLKDQPSGGTVLVAGAKVAIQTPPMRSGRRTIFVSLDDGSPAGQIDLTFFDDTHEQAAYPLFHHFLLLARGTVSRRGKSVSVIGTHAWNLQDIADAHRDGGPAAVRTLLAGEPPHSDGDAVSAAGPAHGGQGGGGAGRLWHASQGSAG is encoded by the coding sequence ATGTTCGCGCACCTGCATGTCGCCTCCGGCTATTCGGTGCGCTACGGCGCGGCGCTGCCCGGACGACTGGCCGAGCGGGCGGCGGAGCAGGGCCTGCGGGAGCTGGCGCTGACCGACCGGGACACGGTGTCCGGGGCGGTGCGGTTCGCCCAGGCCTGCGCGAAGGCCGGGATCCGGCCACTGTTCGGTGCGGACCTCGCGGTCCCGCTCCTCGGCCCGGCCGGCCCGGCGCCGTCGAAGGGCCGCACCCCGGCCCGGGGCGGCGCCTTCGTCGCGGACTCCGCACCGCGGGTCACCCTGCTGGCCCGCGACGCCACCGGCTGGGCCAACCTGTGCGCGCTGATCACCGCCGCCTGGGCCGCCCGGCAGCAGGCCGGCGGCGGGCAGCCGATCGTCACCTGGCCCGCGGTCCAGCAGCACGCCGAAGGATTGACCGTACTGCTGGGCCCGGCCTCCGAGCCGGTACGGGCGCTCGCCGACGGTCGTCCGGACCGGGCGGCCGACCTCCTTGCACCGTGGCGGGAGGCGTTCGGGCAGCACCTCCGGCTGGAGGCCGTGCACCACCGCCGCACCGGCACGGGGCCCGGCTCGCTCCGGCTGGCCGCCCGCACGCTCGGACTGGCGGCCGACCTCGACCTGCTCGCCGTCCTGACCAACGCCGTCCGCTACGCGACCCCGGACCAAGCGCCGACCGCCGACGTACTGGACTCGGCCCGCCTGCTCACCCCCATCCGGCCCGACCGCACCTGCAACGGCGAGCGGTCGCTGAAGAGCGCCACCGAGATGGGCGAGCTCGCCGAGGAAGTCGCCCGGGCAGCCGGACAGGAGAACGGCGGGGCCGCACACCTGCTGGCCACCACCACCCGTACCGCCTCCGAGTGCCGCCTCGACCCGTACGCCGACCTCGGGATCGGCCGGGTCCACTTCCCCGAGGAACACGTCATCGGCCTGACCCCCGGCACGTCCGCCCGGACCCTGCGCCGGCGGTGCGAGGCGGCGATGATCCGCCACGGCTACGACCGCTCCGCCACCATGCGGACCCGCCTGGAGGAGGAGCTCCGGGTGCTGAACACGCTCGGCTGGCCCTCGTACGCCCTGACCGTGGCCCAAGTGGTCGACGACATCCGGGAGATGGGCATCCGGGTACAAGCCCGGGGGTCCGGCGCCGGCTCCCTGGTGGTGCACCTGCTCGGCATCTCCTTCGCCAACCCGCTGGAGCACGGACTGCTGATGGAACGGTTCGTCAACCTGCGCCGCCGCACGCTGCCGGACATCGACATCGACGTGGAGTCCGCCCGCCGCCTGGACGTCTACCGTCGGATCATGGACCGGTTCGGCACGGAGCGGGTCTGCACCCTCAGCATGCCGGAGACCTACCGGGTGCGGTGGGCGATCCGCGACGCCGGCCTGGCCCTCGGCCTGCCCCCGGACGAGGTCGGACGCCTGGCCAAGGCGTTCCCGCACATCGCCGCCCGCTCCGCCCGCACCGCGCTGCGCGAACTCCCGGAACTGCGGCAGGTCGCCGCCCACGCGGAGCGCTACGGGCGCCTGTGGGACCTCGTCGAAGGCCTCGACGCACTCCCGCGCGGCACCGCGATGCACCCCTGCGGCGTCATCCTCTCCGACGCCACCCTCCTCAAGCGCACTCCCGTCGTCCCGACCGCCACCGAAGGCTTCCCCGCCACCGTCTTCGACAAGGAAGACGTCGAAAAGGACGGCCTGGGCCTGCTGAAGCTCGACGTCCTGGGCGTACGGATGCAGAGCTCGATGGCGTACGCGGTCCGCGAGATCGAACGCACCACCGGCGAGCGCATCGACCTGGACGACCGCACTCAGGTGCCGCTGAGCGACCCGGCCGCCTACGAGCTGCTGCGCGAGGGCGAGTCGCTGGGCGTCTTCCAGCTGGAGTCCCCCGGCCAGAAGGACCTCCTCGGCCGGCTCCAGCCGGAGACCTTCGCCGATCTGGTGGCCGAGATCTCGTTGTTCCGCCCGGGCCCGGTCCAGGCGGACATGATCCGCCCCTTCCTCCTCGGCCGGCACGGCAAGAAGCCCGTCACCTATCCCCACCCCGACCTGGAGCGTTGGCTGCGCTCCACCTACGGGGTGGTCATCTACAACGAGCAGGTGGCGGGCCTGTTCGCCACCATGACCCGGAGCGACCTGGCCATGGGCGAGGAGGCGCGCCGTGCCCTGGCCCAGCCGGAGCGCCTGGCGAAGCTCCGGACCTGGTACCGGGAGAGCGCCACCGCGGCCGGCTACCGGCCGGAGGTGATCGACAGGGTGTGGCGGATGCTGGAGAACATGGGGGCCTACGGCTTCGCGAAGGCGCACGCGACCGCCTTCGCGCTGCCCACCCTGCAGTCGGCCTGGCTGAAGGCGCACTACGCGGCGCCGTTCTACGCCGGGCTGCTGGAGCACGACCCCGGCATGTACCCGAAGCGGCTGGTGCTGTCCGACGCCCGCCGCCGCGGCGTGCCGATCCTGCCGCTCGACGTCCAGTACTCCGCCACCGGTTACCGCACCGAGCGGCTCCCGGACGGCAGGCTGGGACTCCGGGTCTCGCTGGCCGACGTCCAGGGCATCACCGAGGAGCAGGCCGCCCGGATCGAAGGAGACCGTCCGTACACGGACCTCGCCGACTTCTGGGCCCGTGCCCGGCCCTCCCGCCCGGTGGCCGACCGCCTCGCGCGGATCGGCGCCTTCGCCACCCTCGCCCCCGGAGCCGGCCGCCGTGACCTGCTCCTGCAGATCGAGGAGCTCCACCGCCACCAGCGGACCTCCACCGGAGCCGGTCAGCTCACCCTGACCCCGGCCGGTGCGGGCCCGTACCCCGGGCCGAGCGGTCTGCCGGCGATGACGCCGAGCGAAGAACTGGACGCCGAGCTGGAGGTCATCGGCATGGACGCCTCCCGGCACCTGATGGAACCGCTGCACCCGCTGCTGGCCGAGCTCGGTGTCACCCCCTCCCACCGGCTGAAGGACCAGCCGTCCGGCGGGACCGTGCTGGTGGCCGGCGCGAAGGTCGCCATCCAGACCCCGCCCATGCGCTCCGGACGGCGCACCATCTTCGTCTCCCTGGACGACGGCAGCCCGGCCGGTCAGATCGACCTCACCTTCTTCGACGACACCCACGAGCAGGCCGCCTACCCGCTGTTCCACCACTTCCTGCTCCTGGCGCGCGGCACCGTCTCCCGCCGTGGCAAGTCCGTCTCCGTCATCGGCACCCACGCCTGGAACCTCCAGGACATCGCCGACGCCCACCGGGACGGCGGCCCCGCCGCCGTCCGCACGCTGCTCGCCGGCGAGCCCCCGCACTCCGACGGCGACGCCGTTTCGGCAGCCGGGCCGGCTCACGGCGGGCAGGGCGGTGGCGGCGCCGGGCGGCTGTGGCACGCGAGTCAGGGGAGCGCCGGATGA
- a CDS encoding carbonic anhydrase → MSSNTQAPSASSPSRRGLLRTALAGTAAAGSVLGLGSVFPVSASEASAGALGGALDGARPQTPEEALRRLAAGNRRWAAYRQQHPHESRSVRLQVAREQHPFAIVLGCVDSRVPPELVFDQGLGDLLTVRAAGEVLDEAVLGSIAYGVLELEVPLVLVLAHQSCGAVGAAVHADETGTELPAHIQYLAEQIRPSIDHGQYGEARVAATIDAHARRTRGLLAAEPDLARRIATGRLAVAVARYDLVDQRVRMLRTE, encoded by the coding sequence ATGTCCTCGAACACACAGGCGCCTTCCGCCAGTTCACCCAGCCGTCGCGGCCTCCTGCGTACCGCCCTGGCCGGCACGGCGGCCGCCGGGTCCGTCCTCGGGCTCGGCTCGGTCTTCCCCGTCTCCGCTTCAGAGGCCTCCGCCGGAGCCTTGGGCGGGGCCTTGGACGGGGCCCGGCCGCAGACCCCGGAGGAGGCGCTGCGGCGCCTGGCGGCCGGCAACAGGCGCTGGGCGGCGTACCGCCAGCAGCACCCGCACGAGTCGCGTTCCGTACGCCTCCAGGTGGCGCGGGAGCAGCACCCCTTCGCGATCGTGCTGGGCTGCGTCGACTCCCGGGTGCCGCCGGAGCTCGTCTTCGACCAGGGGCTCGGTGATCTGCTGACCGTACGAGCGGCGGGCGAGGTGCTGGACGAAGCGGTGCTCGGCAGCATCGCGTACGGGGTCCTGGAGCTCGAGGTCCCCCTGGTCCTGGTCCTCGCCCACCAGTCGTGCGGGGCCGTCGGCGCCGCGGTGCACGCCGACGAGACGGGTACCGAGCTGCCCGCCCACATCCAGTACCTGGCCGAGCAGATCCGGCCCTCCATCGACCACGGCCAGTACGGTGAGGCCCGGGTCGCCGCCACCATCGACGCGCACGCGCGCCGGACCCGCGGCCTGCTGGCGGCGGAGCCGGACCTGGCCCGGAGGATAGCCACCGGCCGGCTCGCCGTGGCGGTCGCACGCTACGACCTGGTCGACCAGAGGGTCCGCATGCTGCGCACCGAGTAA
- a CDS encoding HelD family protein translates to MSTEEFRNEQQFITALYARLDDLREQAERAVQGALGEAGGGFQARLERDVVVAEQSGLLSALNSGESGLCFGRLEFSDGSDHHIGRIGIRQDDGERTPLVLDWRADVARPFYLATGYSPMGLRRRRHITTRGREVTALHDEILDLADTERTGHEGADADAVLLSALDAARTGRMHDIVQTIQAEQDRIIRSTHRGVLVVEGGPGTGKTAVALHRAAYLLYAHRELLAKRGVLIVGPNPAFLGYIGQVLPALGETGVLLATPGELFPGVRASAADRPGAAAVKGRAEMAGILARVVSDRQTLPETVPAGSGEDADVVPEPALEIDHDDYGTLLLDRTMAHEARDRARATGLPHNLARPYFAFRIIDALTEQLADRLGADPYGGPNLLGPDDIAQLGKEIATSAEVHAAIDTLWPPLTPRQLISDYLAEPTHLPEREAELIRRTTTGGADWTPADVPLLDEAAELLGVDDTARRAAEERERLERVAYAQGVLDLSAGSDSYEFEDMENEFLAAHDIIDAERMAERQEEADHRSAAERAAADRTWAFGHVIVDEAQELSAMAWRLLMRRCPTRSMTLVGDPAQTGDEAGCGSWQQILAPYVEDRWDLVRLGVNYRTPAEIMELAAAVLRARHPGFEPPSSVRATGRRPWVARTDDLAAAVADAVREGAPAEGRLAVIAPRPLHEELAAVLPGVRAGEEPDLTRPVVLLAPRQAKGLEFDTVIVVEPADHEPSDLYVALTRATQTLGVLHTGRLPQGLDEQP, encoded by the coding sequence TTGTCAACCGAAGAATTCCGGAATGAGCAGCAATTCATCACGGCTCTCTACGCGCGCCTCGACGACCTGCGGGAGCAGGCCGAACGCGCCGTCCAGGGTGCGCTCGGCGAGGCCGGCGGCGGGTTCCAGGCGCGCCTGGAGCGGGATGTCGTGGTCGCTGAGCAGTCCGGTCTGCTTTCCGCTCTGAACTCGGGCGAAAGCGGCCTGTGTTTCGGCCGGCTGGAGTTCTCCGACGGCTCGGACCACCACATCGGCCGCATTGGAATCAGGCAGGACGACGGGGAGCGCACCCCTCTCGTACTCGATTGGCGGGCCGATGTCGCACGGCCGTTCTATCTGGCGACCGGATATTCCCCCATGGGGCTGCGCCGGCGCCGCCACATCACCACCCGGGGCCGCGAGGTCACGGCCCTGCACGACGAGATCCTCGACCTCGCCGACACCGAGCGCACCGGCCACGAGGGGGCCGACGCGGACGCCGTGCTGCTCTCCGCGCTCGACGCCGCCCGGACCGGCCGGATGCACGACATCGTCCAGACCATCCAGGCCGAGCAGGACCGCATCATCCGCTCCACCCACCGCGGCGTCCTGGTGGTGGAGGGCGGCCCGGGCACCGGCAAGACCGCCGTGGCCCTGCACCGTGCCGCTTACCTGCTCTACGCGCACCGCGAGCTGCTCGCCAAGCGAGGCGTGCTGATCGTCGGGCCGAACCCGGCCTTCCTCGGCTACATCGGCCAGGTCCTCCCGGCCCTCGGCGAGACCGGGGTCCTGCTCGCGACCCCGGGCGAGCTGTTCCCGGGAGTGCGCGCGAGCGCCGCCGACCGCCCCGGCGCCGCCGCCGTCAAGGGGCGCGCGGAGATGGCCGGCATCCTCGCCCGCGTCGTGAGCGACCGGCAGACGCTGCCGGAGACCGTGCCCGCGGGCAGCGGCGAGGACGCCGACGTGGTCCCCGAACCGGCCCTGGAGATCGACCACGACGACTACGGGACGCTGCTGCTCGACCGGACCATGGCCCACGAGGCCCGGGACCGGGCCCGCGCCACCGGACTGCCGCACAACCTGGCGCGCCCGTACTTCGCCTTCCGGATCATCGACGCGCTCACCGAACAGCTCGCCGACCGGCTCGGCGCCGACCCCTACGGCGGCCCCAACCTGCTCGGCCCCGACGACATCGCCCAGCTGGGCAAGGAGATCGCGACCAGCGCCGAGGTGCACGCCGCCATCGACACGCTGTGGCCCCCGCTCACCCCCCGGCAGCTGATCTCCGACTACCTCGCCGAGCCCACCCACCTCCCCGAGCGGGAGGCCGAGCTGATCCGGCGTACGACGACGGGCGGGGCGGACTGGACCCCGGCCGACGTCCCGCTGCTCGACGAGGCCGCCGAGCTGCTCGGGGTCGACGACACCGCGCGGCGCGCCGCCGAGGAGCGCGAGCGCCTCGAACGCGTCGCGTACGCGCAGGGCGTGCTGGACCTGTCGGCCGGATCGGACTCCTACGAGTTCGAGGACATGGAGAACGAGTTCCTCGCGGCCCACGACATCATCGACGCCGAGCGGATGGCGGAGCGCCAGGAGGAGGCCGACCACCGCAGCGCGGCCGAACGGGCCGCCGCCGACCGCACCTGGGCCTTCGGGCACGTCATCGTGGACGAGGCGCAGGAACTGTCCGCCATGGCCTGGCGCCTGCTCATGCGGCGCTGCCCGACCCGTTCCATGACGCTGGTGGGCGACCCGGCTCAGACCGGTGACGAAGCCGGCTGCGGTTCCTGGCAGCAGATCCTCGCGCCCTATGTGGAAGACCGCTGGGACCTGGTGCGCCTAGGCGTCAACTACCGTACGCCCGCCGAGATCATGGAGCTGGCGGCAGCCGTGCTCCGGGCCCGGCACCCGGGCTTCGAGCCGCCGAGCTCGGTCCGTGCCACGGGGCGCCGGCCCTGGGTGGCGCGGACCGACGACCTGGCCGCGGCGGTGGCCGACGCGGTACGGGAGGGCGCGCCGGCCGAGGGCCGCCTCGCGGTGATCGCCCCGCGCCCGCTGCACGAGGAACTGGCGGCCGTGCTGCCCGGCGTGCGGGCGGGGGAGGAGCCCGACCTCACCCGACCGGTGGTCCTGCTCGCGCCGCGGCAGGCCAAGGGCCTGGAGTTCGACACGGTGATCGTCGTGGAACCGGCCGACCACGAACCCAGCGACCTCTACGTGGCCCTGACGCGAGCGACCCAGACCCTGGGCGTGCTCCACACCGGCCGGCTGCCGCAGGGCCTGGACGAACAGCCGTAG
- a CDS encoding bestrophin-like domain → MTVTLLVAFLALAAGLAANRFLRPRLMGGDDTEGMGVRDLIGPLMTLTILILAFMLVTASSSNGRADDAARAEAHALDHLAEVADYAPPALRQRLRGDAVCYARAVEYKEWPAMAGGKGSPAPSVWSRDFRATFKELGTGSPTFGMLVTADDQRSLGRQARMAESTPTIPNLIYWFMLVNLAVTVVGLGLCLPRKANKGPLSALVVVTVLLTATLLIIRDVDRPFGGVIVVEPTQMSEVEKESVRDFLADYPADRLPCDEQGQARPPRGGP, encoded by the coding sequence GTGACGGTCACCCTTCTCGTCGCCTTCCTCGCGCTGGCCGCCGGGCTTGCCGCGAACCGGTTCCTGCGCCCCCGGCTGATGGGCGGTGACGACACCGAGGGCATGGGCGTGCGCGACCTCATCGGGCCCCTGATGACCCTGACGATCCTGATCCTCGCGTTCATGCTCGTCACCGCCTCCAGCTCCAACGGGCGGGCCGACGACGCCGCGCGGGCGGAGGCGCACGCACTGGACCACCTCGCGGAGGTGGCGGACTACGCTCCCCCGGCCTTGCGCCAACGGCTGCGCGGTGACGCCGTCTGCTACGCGCGTGCCGTCGAGTACAAGGAATGGCCGGCCATGGCCGGGGGAAAGGGTTCCCCGGCCCCCAGCGTGTGGAGCAGGGACTTCCGCGCGACCTTCAAGGAACTGGGCACGGGCAGCCCCACCTTCGGCATGCTGGTCACCGCGGATGATCAGCGGTCCCTGGGCCGGCAGGCCAGGATGGCCGAATCCACTCCGACCATCCCGAACCTGATCTACTGGTTCATGCTGGTCAACCTCGCCGTGACCGTCGTCGGCCTCGGCCTGTGCCTGCCGCGCAAGGCCAACAAGGGTCCGCTCAGCGCCTTGGTCGTCGTCACCGTGCTGCTGACCGCGACCCTGCTCATCATCCGGGACGTGGACCGCCCCTTCGGCGGTGTGATCGTGGTGGAACCCACGCAGATGTCGGAGGTCGAGAAGGAGTCGGTCCGGGACTTCCTGGCCGACTACCCGGCGGACCGGCTCCCGTGCGACGAGCAGGGCCAGGCCAGGCCGCCGAGGGGCGGCCCGTAG